Proteins from a genomic interval of Oceanispirochaeta crateris:
- a CDS encoding ABC transporter substrate-binding protein: MNKSQTKFVLMALALCLVLSSVVFAAGSKESENDGIVLSTYLQIDPANPQQQGYVEMQAAFEASRPDITFKHEYATGEAFHQKFQAMVASRELPDVFTTYIGKRTAYVTETGNALDLNTYLTDDFKKQFSDATWESQGPNGEIYTIAPSMAVCHAMYVNTDLLKEIGLEIPTTYEELLDQVQPIRDAGYYPISMGNKDQWVVNSWLLSAFVDRMGGKTWFNKAMTGSASFTDAPFVKSLEIINEMVQKNVFSPGVNQMSNTEADQEFYQQKSVYLIDAGWRTSAMVTTLPQEQQDAIEMIVFPALPGEVQSNSSAAVLSEGFGINAKLGGTPEGQAAFDFIAYYTGEEGASIRLKNGEIPTYKLDYSGLDLPGLQLKYAEFQQNHPMGYVIDAKMDGEGMGILNPDIQAMMFGNLTPDEVASRYEAWVKDNDSNRDK, from the coding sequence ATGAACAAATCTCAAACCAAGTTCGTTTTGATGGCGCTGGCCCTCTGTCTCGTTCTTAGTTCTGTAGTGTTTGCTGCGGGCAGCAAGGAGTCTGAGAATGATGGAATTGTTCTGTCTACTTATCTTCAAATTGATCCAGCAAACCCTCAACAGCAGGGCTATGTCGAAATGCAGGCTGCGTTTGAAGCAAGCAGACCAGATATTACCTTCAAACATGAGTATGCAACGGGAGAAGCTTTTCATCAAAAGTTTCAGGCTATGGTTGCTTCTAGAGAACTGCCAGATGTTTTCACGACTTATATCGGAAAAAGAACAGCTTATGTTACAGAGACCGGCAATGCTCTTGATCTGAATACATATCTTACGGATGATTTTAAGAAGCAGTTTAGTGATGCCACCTGGGAATCACAGGGCCCAAATGGAGAGATTTATACCATTGCTCCTTCAATGGCTGTGTGTCATGCCATGTATGTGAATACAGACCTTCTTAAAGAAATTGGATTAGAGATCCCCACAACTTATGAGGAACTCCTTGATCAGGTGCAACCCATCCGGGATGCTGGGTATTACCCCATCTCCATGGGGAATAAAGATCAATGGGTTGTGAATTCATGGCTTCTTAGTGCTTTTGTCGACAGAATGGGTGGCAAAACATGGTTCAATAAGGCTATGACAGGATCTGCAAGCTTTACTGATGCTCCTTTTGTAAAATCTTTGGAAATTATCAATGAGATGGTTCAAAAAAATGTATTCTCACCCGGAGTCAATCAGATGTCTAACACCGAAGCAGATCAGGAATTTTATCAGCAGAAATCAGTGTATCTGATTGATGCAGGTTGGAGAACTTCTGCTATGGTGACTACTCTTCCTCAGGAACAGCAAGATGCTATTGAAATGATCGTATTCCCAGCACTTCCCGGTGAAGTTCAATCTAATTCCAGTGCTGCAGTACTTTCTGAAGGTTTTGGTATTAATGCTAAGTTGGGTGGAACTCCGGAAGGTCAGGCTGCTTTTGATTTTATCGCTTACTATACTGGCGAAGAAGGTGCTTCTATTCGTCTAAAAAATGGTGAAATCCCAACATACAAATTGGATTATTCCGGATTAGATCTTCCCGGCCTTCAGCTGAAATATGCCGAGTTCCAACAGAATCATCCCATGGGTTATGTGATAGATGCCAAGATGGATGGGGAAGGTATGGGAATCTTAAATCCTGATATACAGGCCATGATGTTTGGTAATCTCACTCCCGATGAAGTAGCTTCTCGCTATGAAGCATGGGTTAAAGATAACGATTCTAATAGAGATAAATAA
- a CDS encoding glycosyl hydrolase — protein sequence MYSSKGFQSSELGDVDVLFYRGMYHLFHLVLPNHDYIAHAVSSDGILWRRVKNALFIGEPGEWDDDMLWTMHVSQDPDHEGIWRMFYTGIARREGGRIQRIGLARSKDLYNWEKDQSGQYPLAITGPVYEQDMEEGRTWISCRDPFFYNDEAVRMLLVSARVAEGPIIRRGCVGVAIEEKPDHFVWQKELFYPRMYDDVEVPGLYNINGIYYLIGNIKEDVKVHYWHSDSLFGEYEANTDNVLLPRGNYAGRITKSEGKYLLWSFFNSVTKGSLRRILPPPVELTADSHGKLHVSSYPGFSEKIVGHAVFEELRPFRKLLKNPAASWDQDNNTLGSRTGYEVFYSSKPVYSAIISAEIEIGGPGKTGMVLRGDEEGNGYYISLELKHGIAQARIWGMKDNDDIEHLFQYENLQRNHFRVNPSKKYRLSALCFGGYFELSIDGGLVLRFVDTTYMEKSHWGFYVESAEMKIHDLEVDILDAPQEEDHAVI from the coding sequence ATGTACTCCAGTAAAGGATTTCAAAGCTCTGAACTTGGTGATGTGGATGTTCTATTTTATAGGGGGATGTATCACCTCTTTCACCTTGTTCTACCTAATCATGATTACATTGCCCATGCCGTCAGTTCGGATGGAATTTTATGGCGTAGGGTCAAAAATGCACTCTTTATTGGGGAACCCGGAGAGTGGGACGATGATATGCTCTGGACCATGCATGTCAGTCAGGATCCGGACCATGAAGGAATCTGGAGGATGTTTTATACCGGGATCGCCCGACGGGAAGGCGGCAGGATCCAGCGGATAGGACTGGCTCGGTCAAAGGATCTTTACAATTGGGAAAAAGATCAATCGGGGCAATATCCCCTGGCCATTACGGGTCCTGTTTATGAGCAAGACATGGAAGAGGGGCGTACCTGGATCAGTTGCAGAGATCCTTTTTTTTACAATGATGAGGCTGTCAGAATGCTCCTTGTCAGTGCCCGTGTCGCAGAAGGACCTATCATCAGACGTGGTTGTGTGGGTGTGGCTATAGAGGAAAAACCCGACCATTTTGTCTGGCAGAAGGAGCTTTTCTATCCCCGAATGTATGATGATGTTGAGGTTCCTGGTCTTTATAATATTAATGGAATTTACTACCTGATTGGAAACATCAAAGAAGATGTAAAAGTGCATTATTGGCACTCAGACAGTCTCTTTGGTGAATACGAGGCCAATACTGATAATGTTTTGCTTCCCAGGGGGAATTATGCAGGACGGATTACAAAGTCCGAAGGAAAATACTTATTGTGGAGTTTCTTTAATTCCGTCACAAAAGGATCATTGAGAAGAATACTTCCTCCTCCGGTTGAATTGACCGCCGACAGTCATGGGAAGCTTCATGTCTCATCCTATCCGGGATTTTCTGAAAAGATTGTCGGTCATGCTGTTTTTGAGGAATTACGACCCTTCCGGAAACTTTTAAAGAATCCAGCAGCGTCATGGGATCAGGATAATAATACTCTGGGGTCCAGAACTGGTTACGAAGTCTTTTATTCTTCGAAACCTGTTTACTCTGCAATTATTTCTGCAGAGATTGAAATTGGGGGACCAGGAAAGACTGGTATGGTTCTTCGGGGAGATGAAGAGGGAAACGGGTATTATATCAGCCTTGAATTGAAACATGGAATTGCTCAGGCTCGTATTTGGGGTATGAAGGACAATGATGATATAGAGCACCTTTTTCAATATGAAAATCTGCAGCGAAATCATTTCAGGGTCAACCCATCTAAGAAATATAGATTATCTGCGCTTTGTTTCGGTGGATACTTTGAATTATCTATCGATGGAGGGTTGGTTCTCCGTTTTGTTGATACAACTTATATGGAAAAATCCCATTGGGGCTTTTATGTGGAGAGTGCGGAAATGAAGATCCATGACCTCGAGGTTGATATTCTTGATGCACCCCAGGAAGAGGATCATGCTGTGATTTAA
- a CDS encoding carbohydrate ABC transporter permease, with translation MVERSYKRFSYYLLLLPALVLYLSIILFPIGMSAVLSLTKWKNFQMAGFIGLGNYIKIFADPGFLRALWNNAQIMLISVLGQIPLGVVLAYVLFRKFVRGVKFYEMMIFLPITISSVVVALLWNRIFSPVGVYTYFMKFMTGNPDYILKISENPHFAMVPILFVLLWMHTSLYMVMFLANMQRIPKSSLEAAKLDGAGESVILWNIVLPALSNVIFTSSIFAISGSLKSFDLVFAMTGGGPVDYTNVMSIYLYKHTFTYNNYGYGSAVSLIIVFLSIGLIALGRGLYGRFQKKFD, from the coding sequence ATGGTAGAAAGATCATACAAACGCTTCAGTTATTACCTTCTCTTACTGCCTGCATTGGTTCTCTATCTTTCTATCATTCTCTTTCCGATAGGGATGAGTGCAGTTCTTTCTCTTACCAAGTGGAAGAATTTCCAGATGGCAGGATTTATCGGGTTAGGCAATTATATTAAAATTTTTGCTGATCCTGGATTTCTCCGGGCTTTGTGGAATAATGCACAGATTATGCTGATCTCTGTGCTGGGGCAAATCCCTTTAGGGGTTGTCCTGGCATACGTCCTTTTCCGGAAGTTTGTGAGGGGAGTCAAATTTTATGAAATGATGATCTTTCTCCCCATAACAATCTCTTCCGTTGTTGTTGCTCTTCTCTGGAATAGAATCTTTTCACCAGTGGGAGTTTATACCTATTTCATGAAATTCATGACAGGGAATCCCGACTATATTTTGAAAATTTCAGAAAACCCCCATTTTGCCATGGTACCCATCCTCTTTGTGCTCTTATGGATGCATACCAGTCTGTACATGGTGATGTTTTTGGCAAATATGCAGCGTATTCCCAAATCGTCTCTAGAAGCTGCAAAACTGGATGGTGCCGGAGAATCGGTCATTCTCTGGAATATTGTTCTTCCTGCTTTATCCAATGTTATTTTTACAAGTTCAATATTCGCTATATCAGGAAGCCTGAAGAGTTTTGATTTGGTATTTGCCATGACCGGGGGCGGACCTGTCGATTATACAAATGTGATGTCTATATATCTGTATAAGCACACTTTTACCTATAATAATTATGGGTATGGTTCCGCTGTATCCCTTATAATCGTTTTTTTGAGCATAGGCCTCATTGCCCTTGGACGAGGTTTATATGGCCGATTCCAGAAAAAATTTGATTAG
- a CDS encoding copper homeostasis protein CutC — protein MEYKLEVCLDSAESAIIADKAGADRVELCENLFGGGTTPSAGTIKIARESVSLGLHVIIRPRPGDFCYSETEFKVMLEDIKYCRNMGVDGIVIGVLKEDGTVDMERNAALIREAGTMSITFHRAFDVTADPYKALEDIIQLGCHRILTSGQEASVLEGADLIRDIIKKADGRIIIMPGGDITERKLQKIVNETGASEYHIYLDQEKESAMRYCPDHVYMGGLLRKPEFMNSFTSSARVGSALSTLSRK, from the coding sequence ATGGAATACAAATTAGAGGTTTGCCTCGATTCGGCCGAATCGGCCATCATTGCTGACAAAGCAGGAGCCGACAGGGTTGAGCTTTGTGAGAATCTTTTCGGTGGAGGGACCACTCCTAGCGCCGGAACTATTAAAATTGCCAGAGAATCGGTTTCTTTGGGGCTTCATGTTATCATCAGGCCGCGCCCCGGAGACTTTTGTTATTCGGAAACCGAGTTCAAAGTCATGTTGGAAGATATCAAATACTGTCGGAATATGGGAGTGGATGGCATTGTCATTGGTGTTTTAAAAGAAGACGGCACGGTAGATATGGAAAGAAATGCCGCTTTGATCCGTGAAGCCGGAACCATGAGTATCACTTTTCACCGCGCTTTTGATGTAACCGCAGATCCCTATAAAGCTCTTGAAGATATCATTCAGCTGGGGTGTCACCGGATACTTACATCCGGACAGGAGGCCTCTGTACTTGAGGGAGCTGATCTTATCCGTGATATTATTAAGAAAGCCGATGGCCGAATCATTATCATGCCCGGAGGCGATATTACAGAACGGAAATTACAAAAAATTGTTAACGAAACAGGTGCTTCAGAGTATCATATCTATCTTGATCAGGAAAAAGAAAGTGCTATGCGCTACTGTCCTGACCATGTGTATATGGGAGGACTGCTTAGAAAACCGGAGTTTATGAATAGTTTCACGAGTTCCGCCAGAGTCGGCTCAGCCCTCTCCACACTCAGCAGAAAATGA
- a CDS encoding carbohydrate ABC transporter permease — MMDDNINEIPRGWQIFAQMFLILFTLLTLLPLVWMFYSSFKLQGDIMLHPMSLPKAPTVQNYIQAWKIGHMAQSFINSIVYSGIATSLTVFLAVASSFALTKFGFKSSKIYFSIFTLGLLITVNSVIAPLFFMETRIGLYNTRIGVILPYIAFGLPMAILLACSFIKGIPDSLIEAAIIDGANYLQIFWRIILVLSTPVVATIAILTFLRNWNEFVLVFILTSGEHMRSLPVSINSFAGRLNQDYGMQFAALTIGTLPMILFYIGAHNMIIKGFGEGALKE; from the coding sequence ATGATGGATGATAATATTAATGAAATTCCCAGGGGATGGCAGATTTTTGCCCAAATGTTCCTGATACTATTCACACTGTTGACCTTGCTGCCTTTGGTTTGGATGTTTTACTCATCCTTTAAACTGCAGGGTGATATTATGCTGCATCCCATGTCTCTGCCTAAAGCGCCTACAGTTCAGAATTATATTCAAGCTTGGAAGATCGGACATATGGCTCAGTCTTTTATCAACAGCATTGTTTATTCCGGAATTGCAACCAGCCTGACTGTGTTCCTGGCTGTTGCTTCCTCTTTTGCATTAACTAAATTTGGATTTAAAAGCTCTAAAATATATTTTTCAATATTTACTTTGGGCTTGCTTATAACAGTTAATTCTGTAATTGCTCCACTTTTTTTTATGGAGACCAGAATCGGCTTATATAACACCCGTATTGGTGTGATTCTTCCCTATATCGCTTTTGGTCTGCCCATGGCTATTCTTCTGGCTTGTTCTTTTATAAAAGGCATACCCGATTCGCTTATAGAAGCTGCTATCATTGATGGAGCCAATTATCTCCAGATCTTTTGGAGGATCATTCTGGTCCTTTCCACTCCTGTTGTTGCAACTATCGCCATTCTGACATTCTTAAGAAATTGGAATGAGTTTGTGTTAGTTTTCATATTGACATCGGGTGAGCATATGAGGAGTCTTCCTGTGTCGATCAATTCATTTGCAGGTCGTCTTAATCAAGATTATGGTATGCAGTTTGCTGCTTTGACAATTGGAACGCTGCCTATGATTCTTTTCTATATTGGAGCACACAACATGATCATCAAAGGGTTCGGTGAGGGAGCCCTGAAGGAGTAG